From Cardiocondyla obscurior isolate alpha-2009 linkage group LG09, Cobs3.1, whole genome shotgun sequence, one genomic window encodes:
- the LOC139105641 gene encoding rho GTPase-activating protein 44 isoform X5 — MKKQFFRVKQLADQTFSRAGRTEVLTDDLVAADKHVDQIRAALTGLSKRLGNPPNQTITQDSALKEKRLKKCPEYVLGQTMLENAGEDGLMSFALVECGRVQMLLANEAVEHEAKVEQYVAAPLQHILDTDVPNILKHKRNLARLILDMDSARTRYCQASKHSTGTGATKIENLKEELEDAESKVEQCRDHLAAEMFQLMSRETELAQTIIQYIKLQRAYHESALHCLEDLIPTMEGYINDNEMKPVYGYPLEEHLRVTNRKIALPIQLCVSALLRLGIEEEGLFRIAGAASKSRRIKLSLDACCLNLTTALEYKDPHVIAGALKSYLRELPEPLLTYKLYPEWMAAAKISNSDTRLRALWEVLHKLPPANLENLRFLIKFLAVLTKNQDVNKMTPQNIAIVIAPNLIWSPQEDANTIVMNMSTANNSSLIVDQLVTYADWFFPGEVDFDRDLEIGIVNDAEHQTIGMRRCVSNSSLSDHGESPTQGSPKPAARRKNKPAPTPPGGNTPDRHDRPPPTPDKPPRALTSTLNRATYKSQKHEVNVELIRHESVEKRGENVERHEKHSETDAKSQSASESISMDVHPADNPERLQETVVHQSEVFNYDEADKSVQELQKCDARVNVPSAKEKSNGNSSDNTNVAKIITEMEHNETIVQRAKPVPTEKPTTLERKRPVAAPRSIMNIMQNAAEEGVELRKKPESNAHVIPNERSSKPAIPERPPGLIRPSSLIRQPPRSTSENSETDPGLLWVDNK; from the exons TAGAGCAGCTCTTACAGGCCTTAGCAAAAGGCTTGGAAATCCACCTAATCAAACCATCACTCAAGATTCAGCTTTAAAAGAGAAGCGTTtg aaaaaatgtCCCGAGTACGTATTAGGGCAAACTATGTTAGAGAATGCCGGCGAAGATGGTCTCATGAGTTTTGCACTAGTAGAGTGCGGACGAGTGCAGATGTTATTGGCTAATGAAGCTGTGGAACATGAGGCTAAAGTCGAACAATATGTGGCCGCTCCGCTGCAGCATATTCTAGACACTGACGTACCAAATATATTGAAGCATAAAAGAAATCTAGCGCGTCTTATTTTGGATATGGACAGTGCGAGAACAAGATACTGCCAAGCGAGTAAACACAGTACTG GTACAGGTgcaacaaaaatagaaaatttaaaggaAGAATTAGAAGATGCCGAATCGAAAGTTGAGCAATGTCGAGATCATTTGGCTGCAGAGATGTTCCAACTTATGTCGCGAGAGACTGAATTAGCACAGACAATTATACAGTATATAAAACTTCAACGTGCGTATCATGAAAGTGCATTGCATTGTCTTGAAGACCTTATACCTACAATGGAAGGTTATAtta ACGATAATGAAATGAAACCAGTTTACGGATATCCGCTTGAAGAACACCTTAGAGTAACAAACAGAAAAATTGCATTGCCCATACAACTGTGCGTATCCGCGCTACTGCGTTTGGGTATAGAAGAGGAAGGCCTTTTTAGAATAGCTGGCGCCGCATCGAAATCACGACGAATAAAGTTAAGCTTGGATGCCTGCTGTCTGAATTTAACGACAGCTCTTGAATACAAAGATCCGCATGTTATTGCCGGCgcattaaaatcatatttacgGGAATTGCCGGAGCCTCTATTAACCTACAA ATTGTATCCCGAATGGATGGCAGCTGCAAAAATCTCGAATAGCGACACGAGATTACGAGCTCTCTGGGAAGTATTACATAAGTTACCACCGGCAAACCTGGAAAACTTGcggtttttaattaagtttttagcTGTGCTCACAAAGAATCAAGATGTAAATAAAATGACACCGCAGAACATCGCTATTGTGATCGCGCCGAATCTGATTTGGAGTCCGCAAGAGGACGCAAATACAATAGt GATGAACATGAGTACAGCGAACAACTCTAGTCTTATAGTAGACCAATTAGTTACATACGCAGACTGGTTTTTTCCCGGCGAGGTGGATTTCGATCGCGATTTGGAAATCGGTATCGTCAACGATGCAGAACATCAGACCATAGGTATGCGTCGTTGTGTGTCTAATAGTAGCCTCAGTGATCACGGCGAAAGCCCAACGCAAGGTAGTCCGAAACCGGCGGCACGTCGAAAGAATAAACCGGCGCCGACACCGCCGGGTGGCAATACTCCAGATCGGCACGATAGACCGCCACCGACACCGGACAAACCACCGAGGGCCTTGACGTCCACACTGAATCGTGCAACGTATAAAAGTCAAAAGCATGAGGTGAACGTCGAATTAATACGACACGAAAGTGTGGAAAAGCGTGGAGAGAACGTAGAAAGACATGAAAAGCATTCGGAAACGGACGCGAAATCACAGTCTGCCTCAGAATCGATCTCGATGGATGTTCACCCTGCCGACAATCCTGAGAGGTTGCAAGAAACCGTCGTTCACCAAAGTGAAGTCTTTAATTACGATGAAGCGGACAAAAGTGTTCAAGAACTGCAGAAATGCGACGCAAGAGTAAATGTGCCGAGTGCAAAAGAGAAGTCAAATGGAAATTCATCCGATAATACGAATGTTGCTAAGATAATTACCGAGATGGAGCACAATGAAACTATAGTACAGAGAGCAAAGCCAGTGCCTACAGAGAAGCCAACCACATTAGAAAGGAAAAGACCGGTCGCGGCACCAAGAAGTATAATGAATATCATGCAGAATGCAG CAGAAGAAGGAGTTGAGTTACGTAAAAAGCCAGAGAGTAATGCGCACGTAATACCAAATGAAAGAAGCAGTAAACCGGCGATCCCCGAGCGACCGCCCGGCTTAATTCGTCCGTCAAGTCTTATTCGACAACCACCGCGTTCCACTAGTGAAAATTCCGAGACCGATCCAGGA TTACTGTGGGTGGACAACAAATAA